AGAAAGAATAATACCTCGATAATTTCGTTCTTCTGTTTTCACTTCACACTTCATGATTGGCATATTCTTGGGTTTTGAAATAAAATAATCAATTTTTTCCGGTATTGTCATTTCTGTAAACTTTTTACTTGATTGAGGTTTCGCTTGTTCTTGCTCTTCTGCCTCTTCTTTTAATTCAGCTCTTTCAGGTGGCTTTCCACTTTTCTTATCCGTCTTTTGTTTACCAGACTTTTTTGTGAAAATATCCCGATTCAGCGGCCGAACGTTTTTGGCTTGGGGTTTCTGAGCAACAGGTTCCTCCTGCTTCTTGTTCCTGGGGGTAGAATAATTGGACTGCATCGGAGCTTTTGGATTAGAAATATCCGGTTGATGTATATATAAGAGTGGTGATCTGGCATATTTCTTTTTTTTAGCCATCGTGCTGGTCTCCTTTCGTTTGCCATAGTCACCACATTATATGAATGGCTATTTATAAACGTGACCTCTGCCTATATTGGTCATTTAGGAACACAATGCAGAGAAAATAGAACATAATTACATTGATAATTTGAAACTTAACCACATATAAATGCTGTCAATTTTCTGTAAACTGCGACATAACTAAAAATCATGTTTGTGGCCTAGCGACCGCTACGGAAAAACACTGCGCTTTCCGTGGGCAGCTGATGAGCCTCCTCGAGCTTTCGCTCTCCGGGGTCTCATCTAGGCTTCTGCTCCCACAGGAGTCTCCGTGTTTTTCCTCCGCTAAGACGGGACTTGGTAACGATATCTACTTATCCACTAATACGATGGTGTCTTGCGCTCCTGACCGTTGGCTCCCTGCTTAGAACAGCACAGGCTGAAGACCCCGCGGATTGGGTTTAAGGGCACTGAAAAAGTGGTGGATTTTAAAAATATAGCTTTTCACCTTTACTTAGCATCTTGAATATACGGAGACTCCTCGAAAAAGAAAAGCACTTTTTCTTCGTGCGATGCCTTTCGGAGGAGCTTTCCTTGTCCTGCGGGAAGTGAGAGATTGGCGAGACCCCGCAGGACGGCAGTTAATGAAGCCCGACTAAAACCGCCCTTTGCGGTCAACATCGGCTACCCCTTGCCGGGGCAAGGAGGCTCGTCACTCGCCCTAAGGTGCGCGCAGTATATTCAAGATGCGATGATAGATCCACCTATTTGTGTATTAACGTTACCTTTTTCAGTGCCCTCAGCGTAAGCTCGAGGAGGCCATGAAAGCGAGTGTTTTTTAGCAGCGGCAATCGAGGTGCCAAACATAATTTTAGTCGTCGCAATTTATATCCACTACGAATTATTATCGCTTGAAAAAGTAACGTTCTAAATTTCCTACCCTGTAATCGTTTGTATTCCCGAGTCAAATATTTAGTTATGTCCCAGTCTCCTTCGTGTTATTCGTATGCTTTTCCATGTTATTTTGTTATTTTACAATGAGTTCTATTCTATCATCATATTAGGAATCCCATGAACGCGGTTGCCATACCAAAGTATATTAAAATAGAAATTATATCATTGATGGTGGTGATAAATGGTCCTGAAGCTACTGCTGGATCAATGTTAAGCCGGTCCATAATCAATGGCACGAGCGAGCCTGCAAGTGTCGCAACAACGAGTGTAGCCATAATCGAGATTCCGACAAGCAATCCTAGGAAAATATCGCCTTGCCATAAATAAATGACCAATGTAATGACGATGCCACAAACTGTTCCCGTTATCAATCCTGTTGCTGCTTCACGCAAAATTAGTTTGAATTTACCCTGCTTCCCATATTCACCAGTGGCTAAACCACGAACAGCAACTGCCAATGCCTGGGTTCCAGTATTTCCGGCCATACCCGCAATCAATGGGATAAAGATAGCCAAGATTGCCACCTGATCAAGCGTATTTTCAAAGCGACCGATTAAGCTCGCTGTTAACATGCCAAGAAACAAGAGAATGATTAACCATGGCAATCGTTTTTTTGCTGAAATAAGCGCATTCTCATTTGGCCGCTCATTATCAGTGATTGCTGCGAATTTAGAGTAATCATCACTTGCCTCTTCTTCCATGACATCCAAGATATCATCGACTGTAATAATTCCAAGTAAATGATCCTGAAAATCAACGACTGGTACAGCTAAAAAGTCATAATCACGCATCATTTTTGCGACTTCTTCCTGATCCTCGGCAACAGACACGGACACAACTTTTTCACTCAAAATTTCCTCTATCAGGGTATCCTCTTCCGATATGATTAAATCACGTAAAGAAAGTACCCCGACCAGCCGCTTATCTTCGTCAACGACGTACAAATAATAAATGGTCTCCGCATCCGGTCCCTCTTTTTTTAATTGAGCCATGGTAGCTTTTACCGTTTGCTCTTTAAAAATAGAAATAAACTCGGTTGTCATAATACTTCCGGCTGTTTTTTCCTCATAATGCAGCAGCTGTTTAATTTCATCAGAAGCATCGTTTTCCATAATCGTCAGAAAGCTTGCAACCTTGTCTTTGCTTAATTCATTTAGTATATCAACCGCATCATCCGTCGACATATCTGCGAAAACCATTGCAGCAAACCGCGGATCCATTTCCGAGAAAAATGGTTCGATATCTTCAATTTCAATATTCTCCATAATCTCTGCAACTTCTTCAGGTGACAGGTAACCGTAGATTAATAACCGCTCGTCTCGGCCTTGCTCCTGGAAAAATTGCGCTTGGTCATATGGATGCATATCAAGGTACTCTGTGCGGAATGCATTTATATCTTCTTTTTTTAATTGATCGAGCAGCATACCCCATTGGTGTTCATTTTTGGCTGTCTCTTCCATAGGGAACACTTCCTTTCACGAAGGTTACAAGTGAAAGATAACCCCATAGCGTGGCCACTGAAAAAGGTAAAGTATGGTACAAAATAATGAATCCATCATCGCATCTTGAATATACTTCGCTTTCCGCGGGCGAGTGTCGAGTCTCCTCGGACTGCCGTCCTCCGGGGTCTCGCCGATCTCTTACTTCCCGCAGGAGTCTCCGTATATTCAAGATGCTAAGTAAAGGTGGAAAACTAAAGTTTAAAATCCACCACTTTTTCAGTGCTCTTCACAATAGCCACAGGGTTACCCATTACCTTCCAAACATGTATCCTTCACTGTTTGTAATTTCCTCACTGACTCGGTATATTACTCCGAATCCAATTAATGTTGCCAATACGGAACTGCCGCCATAACTTATGAGTAAAAGCGGAATCCCCGTAATTGGCATAATACCAATCGTCATCCCTATATTCTGAAAGGTGTGTACGGCAATCATTGCCATGTAACCAAAACAAAAATAGGCTCCAAATGGGCTTGTTCCATATATTTTCAATCCAATACTGACGAGCTTATAGATCAGAAAGAAATAAAGAAAGATAACAAAACTGCTGCCAACAAATCCAAAGCTCTCCCCAATAATGGAAAAGATAAAGTCTGTCTGCGCCTCTGGAATAAAAACCTGTAATTCGTTCAATCCTTTACCAAATAATTGGCCGGAACCAATTGCAGAAAATGATTTGGTTATTTGATAGCTTTCTGCTGTTGTTTCCTCCTCAGGTCCAAACCAGGTCATAATCCTGTCCACTTGGTATTCTTTTATCGGCAGAATCTCTTTAGCTTGATCGGGATACTTAACAATAAGAGCTAAGGATCCTCCCGCAATAATTGCAAGTGAAGCAATAATCGTGAACAATATTTTCCAGTTTATTCCTGACAGCAGCACCATAAAGCTGAAAATAACCAGGTATACCATTGAGGTACCGAAGTCAGGCTGCAGCATAATCAAACCTACTGGAACCGCCACGATTACAATGAGTTTAAACAAAAGTATAAAGTCACTCTTTACATCTTTGTTGACATACTTTTCCTTGTGCCTGGAAATTGCTGATGCCAAGCACATGATGGTCGTTATCTTAGTAAATTCGGAAGGCTGCAAGGTCCCAAAACCTGGCAATGTAAACCAGCTTTTTGCACCGTATATCGTTTTTGCAATACCTTCTGGGCTTACCAGCAAAATCGCCAGCACGAATACACCAAAGAGATAAGCATAAAAGCTGATCATATACATTTGATTGAGATCGAACACCCTGATCAAGGCAATCAGTACTGCACCAACCGCATACCAAACCAGCTGCTTAACTAAAAAATCCTCGTCCCCAGGAGAAAAATTTTGCATATTATAAAGTGAAACTAAACTCGTCCCCATGAACAACAGGAAAATAAAGATTAAATCAACTTGTAATCTCCCTGAGTTTCCCTTTTCCATTAAAAATCACCTATGTCCCTAAATTAAAATTCCAAACGTAAAAATGCTGTATTATTTTCAAATTATGTTTACACTAGAATATATACTTTAAAATTACTTTCCTTAGAAAATCTTGGCTTGTCGCCAAGAACTAATGGCGAAAGCCTTAGATTTTTTTATACTTTATACCGATAAAGATTTATGCTTTCTTAAAGTGTAAAGAAAAAACAACGACAAAATTTGTCGGTTTATTTTGCGTAATTTGCAGTGCTTTGTAAGTTTACTGCCATTAAATAATCTTACCACAAATCAATTTGCCCTTCCATATTTAAATTGTGTCATTTCAATTGATTTTAAAAGGAAAATAACTAGGTATTCAAGATACCATTAAGGTGGAAAAAGTAGAA
This Virgibacillus phasianinus DNA region includes the following protein-coding sequences:
- a CDS encoding FtsW/RodA/SpoVE family cell cycle protein — encoded protein: MEKGNSGRLQVDLIFIFLLFMGTSLVSLYNMQNFSPGDEDFLVKQLVWYAVGAVLIALIRVFDLNQMYMISFYAYLFGVFVLAILLVSPEGIAKTIYGAKSWFTLPGFGTLQPSEFTKITTIMCLASAISRHKEKYVNKDVKSDFILLFKLIVIVAVPVGLIMLQPDFGTSMVYLVIFSFMVLLSGINWKILFTIIASLAIIAGGSLALIVKYPDQAKEILPIKEYQVDRIMTWFGPEEETTAESYQITKSFSAIGSGQLFGKGLNELQVFIPEAQTDFIFSIIGESFGFVGSSFVIFLYFFLIYKLVSIGLKIYGTSPFGAYFCFGYMAMIAVHTFQNIGMTIGIMPITGIPLLLISYGGSSVLATLIGFGVIYRVSEEITNSEGYMFGR
- a CDS encoding CotO family spore coat protein; this encodes MAKKKKYARSPLLYIHQPDISNPKAPMQSNYSTPRNKKQEEPVAQKPQAKNVRPLNRDIFTKKSGKQKTDKKSGKPPERAELKEEAEEQEQAKPQSSKKFTEMTIPEKIDYFISKPKNMPIMKCEVKTEERNYRGIILSVEDEEDQILMRVGRRTSTTKIAIESITDIRLIGF
- the mgtE gene encoding magnesium transporter; this encodes MEETAKNEHQWGMLLDQLKKEDINAFRTEYLDMHPYDQAQFFQEQGRDERLLIYGYLSPEEVAEIMENIEIEDIEPFFSEMDPRFAAMVFADMSTDDAVDILNELSKDKVASFLTIMENDASDEIKQLLHYEEKTAGSIMTTEFISIFKEQTVKATMAQLKKEGPDAETIYYLYVVDEDKRLVGVLSLRDLIISEEDTLIEEILSEKVVSVSVAEDQEEVAKMMRDYDFLAVPVVDFQDHLLGIITVDDILDVMEEEASDDYSKFAAITDNERPNENALISAKKRLPWLIILLFLGMLTASLIGRFENTLDQVAILAIFIPLIAGMAGNTGTQALAVAVRGLATGEYGKQGKFKLILREAATGLITGTVCGIVITLVIYLWQGDIFLGLLVGISIMATLVVATLAGSLVPLIMDRLNIDPAVASGPFITTINDIISILIYFGMATAFMGFLI